One genomic region from Vicia villosa cultivar HV-30 ecotype Madison, WI unplaced genomic scaffold, Vvil1.0 ctg.000181F_1_1_2_unsc, whole genome shotgun sequence encodes:
- the LOC131625044 gene encoding uncharacterized protein LOC131625044: MANPLQSGALRSATVTNPKEHTNVSAISTRSGKAKEVVEENDEEEEPLLEVNVEIKENEVEAEDVVISEPVTKGKIIEPKPAVKLPFPTRNKKKGQHEKNFEKFLEMFKKLELNIPFLEALEQMPTYAKFMKDIISKKRTINLDPIILTETCSAILQGMKIPLKNKDRGSVTISCTIGDRSFKKALIDLGASVSLMPLSIYKRLGIGKVQDTRMTLQFADHFVKRPYGIVEDVLVKIDKFVFPVDFVILEMPEDEEIPIILGKPFLETGRCLIDIEEGTMTLKVYDEEVLSLPIFDEEDAVDEKEVEVVAMMEATQTFKISRPNRWEDLRQPLVEEKKDEPKKRAELKQLLEQDLF, translated from the exons ATGGCAAATCCTCTACAGTCGGGCGCTCTACGTAGTGCCACAGTTACAAATCCTAAAGAGCATACTAATGTAAGTGCTATAAGCACTAGAAGTGGTAAAGCCAAAGAAGTTGTGGAGGaaaatgatgaagaagaagagccGTTGCTTGAAGTTAATGTGGAAATAAAGGAAAATGAGGTAGAAGCTGAGGATGTGGTTATATCAGAACCGGTGACGAAAGGGAAGATTATTGAGCCAAAACCAGCCGTTAAACTTCCTTTTCCCACTAGAAATAAAAAGAAGGGGCAGCatgagaagaattttgaaaaattcttggagatgttcaagaaacttgaaTTAAATATTCCATTCCTGGAGGCGTTGGAGCAAATGCCTACATATGCCAAGTTCATGAAGGATATTATATCCAAGAAAAGGACCATCAATCTTGATCCAATTATTCTAaccgaaacttgtagtgctattttgcagggtatgaagattccgCTGAAAAACAAGGATCGAGGTTCTGTGACTATTTCTTGTACCATTGGGGATAGATCTTTCAAGAAAGCCCTTattgatttgggagcaagtgtgagtcttatgccGCTGtccatttacaagagattagggaTAGGTAAAGTgcaagatacaagaatgacactccaaTTTGCTGACCATTTTGTGAAGAGACCATACGGGATAGTAGAAGATGTGCTTGTCAAAATTGACAAATTTGTGTTCCCGGTGGACTTTGTTATTTTAGAGATGCCGGAAGATGAAGAGATTCCAATCATTTTGGGGAAACCATTTTTAGAGACTGGGAGATGTTTGATAGACATAGAAGAAGGCACAATGACTCTgaaggtttatgatgaaga AGTGTTGAGTTTACCAATTTTTGATGAAGAGGATGCGGTTGATGAAAAAGAGGTGGAAGTGGTAGCCATGATGGAAGCAACACAAACCTTTAAAATTTCTCGACCAAACCGATGGGAAGATCTTAGGCAACCATTGGTGGAGGAAAAGAAAGATGAACCAAAGAAAAGGGCTGAATTGAAACAactattagaacaagatttattctga